A DNA window from Verrucomicrobiia bacterium contains the following coding sequences:
- a CDS encoding CsgG/HfaB family protein: MKIRNTLAVALLLAATAFSPAQDVLTIAVFDFESKDEAVRDLGPKVSALLNAHLSANPNLITVERAELEKALGEQGLGLSGTVSADTAAKVGNLTGAKVLVTGRVFKVDKDLLMVSKIISTETSRVFGEMVQGGPAVPLPELAAQMAKRIGNTV, translated from the coding sequence ATGAAGATCCGAAACACCCTCGCTGTCGCGCTGCTGCTTGCAGCGACCGCCTTTTCTCCCGCTCAGGATGTCCTAACCATCGCAGTCTTCGACTTCGAATCGAAGGACGAAGCGGTGCGCGATTTGGGACCGAAAGTGTCAGCGCTCCTGAATGCTCACTTATCTGCAAATCCCAACTTGATCACCGTGGAACGCGCAGAGCTGGAGAAGGCGCTGGGCGAACAGGGGCTGGGATTGTCAGGAACGGTGAGCGCCGATACCGCCGCGAAAGTTGGCAACTTGACGGGCGCAAAGGTGCTCGTCACGGGACGCGTGTTCAAGGTGGACAAGGATCTATTGATGGTATCGAAAATAATCAGCACCGAGACCAGCCGCGTATTTGGGGAAATGGTGCAAGGCGGTCCGGCGGTTCCACTGCCTGAACTCGCCGCGCAGATGGCGAAGAGAATTGGAAATACCGTTC